A portion of the Alphaproteobacteria bacterium genome contains these proteins:
- a CDS encoding site-2 protease family protein yields the protein MNFDPLAFIIFCLPLLLAIPLHEAAHGFVAHRCGDPTAYNEGRVTFNPFKHIDLIGTIALPVVLILSGAPFIFGWAKPVPVQFALLNKPRRDMVLVAAAGPLTNLFLALISAIALKFAIADLPEQITTTLPWHVRMLDFSVILNVALAVFNLIPLLPLDGGRILAGILPPKLAIPFSRTEKFGFPVLLLLLIVVPLAGNFLEQNWSVFNLFLVPPMMSIINAIFVLVGIG from the coding sequence ATGAATTTTGATCCACTGGCCTTCATTATTTTTTGCTTGCCCTTGTTGCTAGCGATACCGCTGCACGAAGCCGCACATGGCTTTGTAGCTCATCGCTGTGGAGATCCCACCGCATATAATGAGGGCAGGGTGACATTCAATCCATTCAAGCATATCGACCTTATCGGAACGATTGCTTTGCCTGTGGTGTTGATTCTTTCCGGCGCACCATTTATTTTTGGTTGGGCAAAGCCGGTGCCGGTGCAATTTGCCCTATTAAATAAGCCGCGCCGCGATATGGTTTTGGTGGCTGCCGCTGGCCCTCTCACCAATTTATTTTTGGCACTCATCAGCGCCATTGCACTAAAGTTTGCCATTGCTGATTTGCCCGAACAAATCACAACAACGCTGCCGTGGCATGTGCGGATGCTCGATTTTTCGGTAATTTTAAATGTGGCTTTGGCCGTTTTTAATCTGATCCCTTTGTTGCCATTGGATGGGGGGCGCATACTCGCTGGAATACTGCCACCAAAACTTGCGATCCCTTTTTCACGTACCGAAAAATTTGGATTTCCGGTGTTATTGTTATTGCTGATTGTGGTGCCTTTAGCAGGCAATTTTTTAGAGCAAAATTGGAGCGTTTTTAATTTATTCCTCGTTCCACCTATGATGAGCATTATCAATGCGATTTTTGTGTTAGTGGGTATTGGCTAA
- a CDS encoding SPOR domain-containing protein → MSREDDYNTDDIDDETYDSDEEYQGGMLRWLSIMFVIAALGGFIALAWYAYQSSMEPISEEEIPLVAANTEPYKEKPEDPGGLQFEHQDKSVYNQLAAGKGEGRPMAERLMPPPEEPVERAQPEPVNPDDFQREPVETISGATAVATPIPEIKEGEAVKEEAQPANAEVAPATAAEKATVVASEKSNEDTIKVIEPEAPVAPAKPAEPPAPSSGKSASSGQFMAQLGAFSSHDDAKAAWTKIKAAHGSMFPTKEHQLQSADVNGKTYHRLQIGPFDSETSARKVCEYLQKNKQACFVVSVK, encoded by the coding sequence ATGAGCCGCGAAGATGATTATAACACCGATGATATAGATGATGAAACATATGACAGCGACGAAGAATACCAAGGTGGTATGCTGCGCTGGCTATCAATTATGTTTGTCATAGCGGCACTGGGTGGATTCATCGCTCTGGCATGGTATGCCTATCAAAGCAGTATGGAGCCAATCAGCGAAGAAGAAATTCCGTTGGTAGCCGCCAATACCGAACCTTATAAAGAAAAACCCGAAGATCCGGGTGGGCTGCAATTCGAGCATCAGGATAAATCGGTATATAATCAACTCGCCGCCGGAAAAGGCGAAGGCCGCCCAATGGCAGAGCGCTTGATGCCTCCACCTGAAGAGCCAGTAGAGCGCGCCCAGCCAGAGCCTGTGAATCCAGATGACTTCCAGCGCGAGCCGGTAGAAACCATTAGTGGTGCTACTGCGGTTGCTACACCAATCCCTGAAATCAAAGAAGGGGAAGCAGTGAAAGAAGAGGCTCAGCCAGCGAATGCAGAAGTTGCACCCGCTACAGCTGCCGAAAAAGCAACCGTTGTAGCTTCGGAAAAATCCAACGAAGACACCATTAAAGTGATTGAGCCGGAGGCACCAGTTGCACCTGCAAAACCAGCGGAGCCGCCAGCGCCTAGTTCAGGTAAATCTGCAAGCTCAGGCCAGTTTATGGCACAGCTTGGAGCATTTAGTTCGCACGATGATGCAAAAGCCGCATGGACAAAAATTAAAGCGGCACATGGCAGCATGTTCCCTACCAAAGAGCATCAGTTGCAATCGGCAGATGTGAATGGCAAAACCTATCATCGCTTGCAAATTGGGCCCTTTGATTCAGAAACATCGGCGCGCAAGGTGTGCGAATATTTGCAAAAGAATAAACAAGCATGTTTTGTTGTCAGCGTTAAATAA
- a CDS encoding twin-arginine translocase TatA/TatE family subunit — protein MSIGIWQLVLILLIVLLIFGAGKLPRVMGDVGKGVRSM, from the coding sequence ATGAGCATTGGCATTTGGCAACTGGTTCTGATTTTGTTGATCGTGCTGCTAATCTTTGGCGCAGGAAAATTGCCTCGCGTGATGGGCGATGTTGGCAAAGGCGTGAGATCTATGC
- the nagZ gene encoding beta-N-acetylhexosaminidase produces the protein MSIIALNEQGELPKAVIYGCEGLTLNDAEREFFEKENPLGFILFARNCENPVQVQQLVDELKATVAHRDALILIDQEGGRVARLRPPHWPDYPSARTLANLADKNVQHAGEAIYLNSRLIAEDLTYLGINVDCLPLADVPVEGSHDIIGDRAYGTDPERVATLAREAAQGLMDSGVLPVLKHIPGHGRATVDSHLDLPEVTTSLEELRNTDFAPFRELADLPLGMTAHVLYTGIDPYRVATLSPDVITLIREEIGFNGLLMTDDLSMKALKGDFAKLAHDSLAAGCDVVLHCNGNMEEMRAISTAVHSLNSEAAARALRAERVLKNNRPFDGMVARQRMAKFLTEANTAATA, from the coding sequence ATGAGCATAATTGCACTAAACGAGCAGGGCGAGTTGCCCAAAGCCGTGATTTATGGCTGTGAAGGTTTGACACTGAATGACGCAGAACGGGAGTTTTTTGAAAAAGAAAATCCACTAGGCTTCATTTTATTCGCCCGCAACTGCGAAAATCCAGTACAGGTGCAGCAATTGGTAGATGAGCTTAAAGCAACGGTTGCGCATCGCGATGCCTTGATTTTGATTGATCAGGAAGGTGGCAGAGTGGCGCGGCTGCGCCCACCGCATTGGCCGGATTACCCTTCTGCCCGTACCTTGGCAAATCTTGCCGATAAAAATGTACAGCACGCCGGAGAAGCAATTTATCTGAACAGCCGTTTGATTGCAGAAGATTTGACGTATCTTGGCATTAATGTCGATTGCCTGCCGCTGGCGGATGTGCCGGTAGAGGGTAGTCACGATATTATTGGTGATCGCGCATATGGTACGGATCCAGAGCGGGTTGCAACATTGGCGCGTGAAGCAGCACAAGGCTTGATGGATAGCGGAGTTTTGCCTGTTCTTAAGCATATTCCGGGACATGGCCGCGCTACTGTAGACAGCCATTTGGACTTGCCTGAGGTGACCACCAGCCTCGAAGAGCTGCGAAATACCGATTTCGCACCATTCAGAGAACTGGCTGATCTGCCTTTAGGCATGACCGCCCATGTTTTGTATACTGGCATTGACCCTTATCGCGTGGCGACATTATCGCCTGATGTCATTACCCTAATTCGCGAAGAAATTGGCTTCAATGGTTTGCTCATGACCGATGATTTGTCGATGAAAGCGCTGAAAGGCGATTTTGCAAAGCTTGCCCATGATTCTTTGGCCGCCGGTTGTGACGTGGTGTTGCATTGTAATGGCAACATGGAAGAAATGCGCGCAATCTCTACTGCAGTGCATAGTTTGAACAGCGAAGCCGCCGCCCGTGCTTTGCGTGCAGAGCGCGTTTTAAAAAATAATCGCCCATTTGACGGTATGGTAGCAAGGCAGCGTATGGCAAAGTTTTTAACAGAAGCAAACACCGCCGCAACGGCTTGA